The genomic segment CGACCGATTCGCGTTCTCATCGCTAAGCCGGGGCTCGATGGACACGATCGTGGTGCGAAGGTACTCGCGCGTGCGCTCCGCGACGCCGGCATGGAAGTGATCTACACGGGCCTTTTCCAGACACCGGAGTCGATCGCTCGTGCAGCGGCGGACGAGGACGTTGACGTTGTGGGCCTGAGTATCCTGTCCGGAGCGCACAATCAACTCGTCCCAGAGGTTCTTCGGGAACTCCGGGCAGCCGGAAAAGGCGATGTGCTGGTACTGGTCGGCGGCATCATTCCACAGGAAGATGTGCCCTTCTTGAAAGAACAGGGGGTTTCTGACGTCTTCGGTCCGGGTACTTCGCTCTCGACCATCGTGGCCTATATCGAGCGGAAAATGCAGGATCGGTTATCTCAGGTAGGTACATAGAATGCGGTCATTTTCCGAATGGGACACGCTCCTGGAACGGGTTCGGGCGAGAGATCGGTCTGCCCTGGCGCGGGCGTTCTCGCTGGTGGAGCGCGACCCCGATATCTGGCCGGCTGGCTGGGAAGCACGCGGCGGCCAGTCCTTCGTGGTCGCGGTGACAGGGGCACCTGGAGCTGGCAAGAGTACGTTGTTGGGGGCGCTCGCCGGTCTTCTAGCCAAGAGGGATATGTCGTGTTGCGTTGTCGCCTTCGATCCAGCGAGTCCCCGCACCGGTGGTGCACTCCTCGGCGATCGCGTTCGCATGC from the Thermomicrobium sp. 4228-Ro genome contains:
- a CDS encoding cobalamin B12-binding domain-containing protein; the encoded protein is MSRRPIRVLIAKPGLDGHDRGAKVLARALRDAGMEVIYTGLFQTPESIARAAADEDVDVVGLSILSGAHNQLVPEVLRELRAAGKGDVLVLVGGIIPQEDVPFLKEQGVSDVFGPGTSLSTIVAYIERKMQDRLSQVGT